Proteins encoded in a region of the Planococcus shixiaomingii genome:
- the selA gene encoding L-seryl-tRNA(Sec) selenium transferase yields MKQYLRQIPPVHELQKDERFKDIQAKFELTSLQATKFVQQEIDDLRQQLLEGQAVVSPSDLNFATLIFANMEKKAGIWSEDRLMRVINGTGTVLHTNLGRSRLSERAVEHVTKAARSYSNLEYRVAEGTRGSRHDIIEDLLKEATGAEAAMVVNNNAAAVFLILSALAKNKEVIVSRGQLVEIGGSFRVSSIMEESGARLVEVGTTNKTHLFDYENALNEETAMIMKVHTSNFLMVGFTETVETRELAALKKNNDGVVFYEDLGSGALYDFKKHGIGDEPVVREVIQSGVDIVSFSGDKLLGGPQAGIIAGKKVFIDQLKKHQLARVLRVDKLTFAALEETLKAYLAGEEAIMELPTVRDVVCPLETIKQRAENFIAEMNGETHEYSIELQESTSQIGGGTMPGVALPTYMAAVSHTQFSAQELAEKLRSCRPAVIARIQNDQVCLDFRTIDPIELPVVVNSFLGISEV; encoded by the coding sequence ATGAAACAATATTTGCGTCAAATTCCGCCTGTGCATGAATTGCAGAAGGACGAACGGTTTAAAGATATACAGGCAAAATTCGAATTGACTTCCCTTCAGGCGACAAAATTTGTGCAGCAGGAAATTGATGATTTGCGGCAGCAGCTTTTGGAAGGGCAAGCGGTTGTGTCACCTTCTGATTTGAACTTTGCCACGTTAATTTTCGCCAACATGGAAAAAAAGGCTGGAATTTGGTCAGAAGACCGCTTGATGCGGGTGATTAACGGAACCGGCACAGTGCTGCACACGAATTTGGGGCGGTCCCGGCTAAGCGAGCGGGCAGTGGAACATGTTACAAAAGCGGCCCGCAGCTATTCCAATCTGGAATACCGGGTAGCGGAAGGAACACGAGGTTCCCGCCACGATATTATAGAGGATTTATTGAAAGAGGCAACCGGCGCAGAAGCTGCCATGGTCGTCAACAACAACGCTGCGGCAGTGTTCCTGATTTTGAGTGCTTTGGCTAAAAACAAAGAAGTCATCGTTTCCCGCGGCCAGCTGGTCGAAATCGGCGGTTCTTTCCGTGTCTCTTCCATCATGGAAGAAAGCGGAGCCCGCTTGGTGGAAGTCGGAACAACCAACAAAACGCATTTATTCGACTATGAAAATGCACTGAATGAAGAAACCGCTATGATCATGAAAGTCCACACCAGCAACTTCTTGATGGTTGGTTTCACTGAAACGGTAGAAACTCGGGAACTGGCTGCGCTGAAAAAGAATAACGATGGAGTAGTGTTCTACGAAGACCTTGGAAGTGGGGCTTTGTATGATTTCAAGAAGCATGGCATTGGGGATGAACCGGTTGTCCGGGAAGTAATTCAATCAGGAGTCGACATCGTATCATTCAGTGGAGACAAACTTCTCGGAGGCCCCCAGGCTGGCATCATAGCCGGGAAAAAAGTGTTCATTGATCAATTGAAAAAACACCAACTGGCCAGGGTATTGAGAGTTGATAAGCTAACGTTTGCGGCTCTTGAAGAAACTTTGAAAGCTTATCTGGCCGGTGAAGAAGCCATTATGGAGCTGCCGACGGTAAGAGACGTGGTCTGTCCGCTTGAAACAATTAAGCAGCGAGCAGAGAATTTTATAGCAGAAATGAATGGGGAAACACACGAGTACAGCATAGAGCTGCAGGAAAGCACCTCCCAAATAGGCGGTGGGACAATGCCTGGCGTAGCGCTTCCTACATACATGGCTGCTGTTTCGCATACGCAATTTTCCGCGCAGGAACTGGCGGAAAAACTCCGCAGTTGCCGTCCGGCTGTTATTGCCCGGATTCAAAACGACCAAGTGTGCCTCGACTTTCGGACGATCGACCCCATTGAACTGCCGGTTGTCGTGAATAGTTTCTTGGGAATTAGCGAGGTTTGA
- the selB gene encoding selenocysteine-specific translation elongation factor, whose amino-acid sequence MGDTYFTIGMAGHIDHGKTTLTKALTNVDTDRLKEEKERGISIELGYAPLQTENGAHVSIVDVPGHERFIRQMIAGVAGIDLVVLVVAADEGVMPQTEEHLEILQFLGIEHCIVAITKIDRVDEEMLELVTEDIRDRLEGTIFDGAPYVLVDSVSGKGIEELKSTIFEKLKNVAFRDAYGSFRLPIDQVFTVQGQGTVVRGTIYEGVVQKGSQLTVLPKGQKVKARQIQVHHEEQDQARAGQRTAINLGGVNKEEISRGDVLVASDHFLATNTIDVALQLINEKFSPIKQRAPVKVHVGTSEVMGKIVFFDRNELEQTNEEVLCQIRLDEDVVVRRGDRFIVRRPTPVETLGGGWVIQPKGGKYRYGEETILMLRDMKEGTPVDLVEDVLAKQILLDAKLLIQQTSLDEGKLGEALASGIADGSIIEISSGKYSLSKTFIKLKDEMLERLQSYHEDFPMRIGMSKAELVQTFSSAYPKPFIEYTLETMAKQNDIRKADQFMALASFEPHLPKQWKTRMEGIIAALEKDGVQAKKWEDYVAGTPVPKPDISELQAYLLHTGQAYRFMEDTLIHRSAVDLAIAKLQAETESEFGLKEAKDALDLSRKYLIPFLELLDELNITTRAEDKRRWTDQGKR is encoded by the coding sequence ATGGGCGATACTTATTTTACGATTGGCATGGCTGGGCATATTGACCACGGAAAAACGACGCTGACAAAAGCGTTGACGAACGTGGATACGGACCGTTTAAAAGAAGAAAAAGAACGGGGCATTTCCATTGAACTTGGCTATGCGCCATTGCAGACAGAAAACGGAGCACATGTCTCGATCGTTGACGTGCCTGGGCATGAGCGATTTATTCGGCAGATGATTGCGGGAGTCGCCGGGATTGACCTTGTCGTTTTGGTAGTCGCCGCAGACGAAGGAGTCATGCCGCAGACTGAAGAGCATCTGGAGATTTTGCAATTCCTTGGCATCGAGCATTGCATCGTCGCCATCACGAAAATCGACCGGGTCGATGAAGAGATGCTTGAATTGGTTACAGAAGATATCCGGGACCGACTGGAAGGAACCATTTTCGACGGAGCTCCGTATGTTTTGGTCGACAGTGTTTCCGGCAAAGGCATTGAAGAATTGAAAAGCACAATTTTTGAGAAGTTGAAAAACGTCGCTTTCCGTGATGCATACGGATCGTTCCGCTTGCCGATAGATCAAGTGTTTACGGTCCAAGGGCAAGGAACCGTCGTCAGAGGGACGATCTACGAAGGCGTCGTCCAAAAAGGCAGCCAGCTGACGGTGCTGCCGAAGGGGCAGAAAGTGAAAGCCCGCCAGATTCAAGTGCATCACGAAGAGCAGGATCAGGCACGGGCAGGGCAGCGCACTGCTATTAATCTGGGTGGTGTAAATAAGGAGGAAATCAGCCGGGGAGATGTGCTCGTCGCATCCGACCACTTTTTGGCGACCAACACAATAGATGTCGCCTTACAGCTGATCAATGAAAAATTCTCTCCTATTAAACAACGCGCCCCGGTGAAGGTCCACGTTGGAACTTCAGAAGTGATGGGCAAAATCGTCTTTTTTGACCGCAACGAGCTCGAACAAACAAATGAAGAAGTGCTTTGCCAAATCCGTTTGGATGAAGATGTGGTCGTCCGGCGCGGCGACCGGTTTATTGTACGGCGGCCGACTCCTGTAGAAACGTTGGGCGGCGGCTGGGTCATCCAGCCAAAAGGCGGCAAATACCGTTACGGCGAGGAAACGATTCTTATGCTGCGCGATATGAAAGAAGGAACACCGGTCGATTTGGTTGAAGACGTATTGGCAAAACAGATTCTGTTGGACGCCAAACTGTTGATCCAGCAAACATCGCTGGATGAAGGCAAGTTAGGGGAAGCACTGGCGAGCGGCATCGCGGACGGCAGCATAATCGAAATTTCTTCCGGCAAGTACAGCTTGTCCAAAACGTTCATTAAGTTGAAAGACGAGATGTTGGAGCGGCTGCAATCTTATCACGAAGACTTTCCGATGCGTATCGGGATGAGCAAAGCGGAACTTGTACAGACGTTTAGCAGCGCCTACCCGAAACCGTTCATCGAATATACATTGGAAACGATGGCGAAACAAAACGACATCAGAAAAGCCGATCAATTTATGGCACTTGCAAGCTTTGAACCGCATCTGCCAAAACAATGGAAGACGCGGATGGAAGGAATAATCGCAGCTCTTGAAAAAGACGGTGTACAAGCGAAAAAGTGGGAAGACTATGTGGCAGGAACTCCAGTGCCAAAACCCGATATTTCCGAACTGCAAGCCTACTTGCTTCACACCGGACAAGCTTATCGCTTTATGGAAGACACGTTGATTCACCGGTCGGCGGTGGATTTGGCGATAGCAAAACTGCAAGCGGAAACAGAGTCGGAATTCGGATTGAAAGAAGCGAAAGACGCGCTCGACCTGTCACGGAAATACTTGATTCCGTTTTTGGAATTGCTTGATGAACTGAACATCACGACCCGAGCCGAAGATAAACGGCGATGGACAGATCAGGGCAAAAGGTAA
- the selD gene encoding selenide, water dikinase SelD: MAEKEMVRLTSLSTKGGUGCKIGPEDLAQVLRHLPRNVEDPNLLVGLDTADDAGVYKISDEVALVQTLDFFTPIVDDPYMFGQIGAANSLSDVYAMGGKPLTVMNIVAFPINTLDKSILAEILAGASDKVKESGATLVGGHSIDDQEPKFGLSVTGTIHPDKIRSNAGAKPGDRLILTKPIGVGILTTAIKQGILPEKDLNEVMTVMATLNKTAAEVMANYSVNACTDVTGFGLLGHTMEVAKGGNVGITVSSKDVPVLSKAKELAEQNVIPGGTRKNLKWLAGDIDYADSISEIDRLILCDAVTSGGLLISVPEAEAEALHRDLLEKNVQSAIIGTVTSENAGRIQVL; this comes from the coding sequence ATGGCAGAAAAAGAAATGGTACGTTTAACGTCTTTATCTACTAAAGGCGGTTGAGGCTGCAAAATTGGTCCTGAGGACCTGGCGCAGGTTCTGCGCCACTTACCGAGAAATGTTGAAGATCCGAACTTGCTTGTTGGTCTGGATACAGCCGATGATGCAGGTGTTTATAAAATCAGTGACGAAGTCGCACTTGTGCAGACACTGGATTTCTTTACTCCGATTGTCGATGACCCGTACATGTTCGGCCAGATCGGTGCTGCCAACTCTTTGAGTGATGTATACGCCATGGGCGGCAAGCCGCTGACGGTCATGAATATTGTCGCTTTCCCGATCAACACATTGGATAAAAGCATCCTTGCCGAAATTTTGGCCGGCGCTTCCGATAAAGTGAAAGAATCCGGCGCCACTTTAGTCGGCGGGCACTCCATCGATGACCAGGAGCCGAAATTCGGTCTATCGGTTACAGGAACGATCCATCCGGATAAAATCCGTTCGAATGCCGGCGCCAAACCGGGCGATCGCTTGATTTTGACCAAACCGATTGGGGTCGGCATCTTGACGACAGCGATCAAACAAGGCATTTTGCCCGAAAAAGATTTGAACGAAGTGATGACTGTCATGGCGACGCTGAACAAAACGGCCGCTGAAGTCATGGCTAACTACTCTGTTAACGCGTGCACCGATGTAACCGGTTTTGGCCTTCTTGGCCATACGATGGAAGTCGCAAAAGGCGGAAACGTCGGCATCACGGTTTCCAGCAAAGATGTCCCTGTTCTTTCAAAAGCGAAAGAGCTTGCGGAACAAAACGTCATTCCGGGCGGAACCCGCAAAAACCTCAAATGGCTTGCCGGCGATATTGATTACGCAGACAGCATCAGCGAAATCGACCGCCTCATCCTGTGTGATGCAGTCACTTCCGGCGGTTTGCTCATTTCCGTGCCTGAAGCAGAAGCAGAAGCGCTTCACCGTGACTTGCTCGAAAAAAATGTGCAATCAGCCATTATCGGAACCGTTACGAGCGAAAACGCTGGACGAATTCAAGTTCTCTAA
- the phnC gene encoding phosphonate ABC transporter ATP-binding protein: MIEVKNLSVHYPGNKVEALSNINLTLNKGDFVCVLGRSGAGKSTFIRCVNGLQIPTSGEVCLDGRVCLDPDFVSRTKEEKLRKVRREMGMIFQHFNLIPRLSVLQNVLTGTFGYRSSLKNLVGWFSQEEIQFARKVIAEVGLSEMADRRVENLSGGQKQRVGIARALVQQPRVLLGDEPVASLDPGTSNHIFTLLKEMHERLGLLTIINVHDVDLAKRYATRIIALRNGEMIYDGPPEQFTEEQYHATYGSKSEGSFFGAGI; the protein is encoded by the coding sequence ATGATTGAAGTGAAAAACCTATCCGTCCATTACCCAGGAAACAAAGTCGAAGCCCTTTCCAATATCAATTTAACATTGAACAAAGGGGATTTCGTCTGCGTCCTCGGAAGAAGCGGCGCCGGCAAATCGACGTTCATCCGCTGTGTCAACGGCTTGCAAATACCGACAAGCGGTGAAGTTTGCCTTGACGGTCGAGTGTGCTTGGATCCGGATTTTGTTTCACGTACCAAGGAAGAGAAATTGCGGAAAGTGCGCCGGGAAATGGGAATGATTTTTCAGCATTTTAACTTGATTCCCCGCCTGAGCGTTTTGCAGAATGTCTTGACTGGAACTTTCGGTTACCGGTCATCCTTAAAAAATCTGGTCGGCTGGTTTTCACAAGAGGAGATCCAATTTGCCAGAAAAGTCATTGCAGAGGTCGGGTTGTCAGAGATGGCTGACCGGCGGGTGGAAAATTTGAGCGGCGGCCAAAAGCAGCGCGTTGGCATTGCACGTGCTCTCGTTCAGCAGCCACGTGTATTGCTCGGCGATGAACCGGTCGCAAGCCTTGACCCCGGCACTTCAAACCATATTTTCACACTGTTGAAAGAAATGCATGAACGGCTTGGGCTGCTTACCATCATCAACGTCCATGACGTCGACCTTGCCAAGCGCTACGCCACTCGGATTATCGCTTTACGCAACGGAGAAATGATTTATGACGGGCCGCCGGAGCAATTTACGGAAGAACAGTATCACGCTACGTACGGGTCCAAATCAGAGGG
- a CDS encoding glycosyltransferase: MKIVLASPNYPQPRGNTVTVERIAANLRRLGVQTEIISSTDEPVPSSLPTGDLVHGFHAHRFYKFIEQLAEPPRRYVVTMTGTDLNFDLFEPGKRQDVLACLRGAAAIHVFDEKAKAVLIEEAPEVEDKIYPIAQGNSEFSSARSPAQKEDGTFLFVLPAGIRKVKNVPTAIRMLEKLYARYPGLRLWLVGPVLEEAEGKLVEELVEQHKAWICYLGALPHPLMGPLYKEADVVLNTSLSEGQPAAILEAMGFGLPVLVSNIPGNSSIVVNEENGLLYSSEHEFLAYAELLMNNYEVRKKMGLKAKQHVAEHHSGTKEAEALFAIYRNILK, encoded by the coding sequence ATGAAGATTGTACTGGCTTCGCCGAATTATCCGCAGCCGCGGGGCAATACCGTCACTGTTGAACGAATTGCCGCAAACTTGAGGAGATTGGGCGTTCAAACTGAGATTATCTCCTCAACTGATGAACCTGTACCTTCTTCATTGCCAACCGGTGATTTGGTCCATGGTTTTCATGCTCACCGATTTTACAAATTCATCGAACAGCTGGCTGAACCGCCCCGCCGCTATGTGGTGACGATGACTGGCACAGATTTGAATTTCGATCTTTTTGAACCGGGAAAGCGGCAAGATGTTTTAGCTTGTTTAAGAGGAGCTGCCGCCATTCACGTGTTCGATGAAAAGGCGAAAGCCGTTTTAATAGAAGAAGCGCCAGAGGTTGAGGATAAAATTTATCCGATTGCCCAAGGAAACAGCGAATTCTCATCAGCCCGTTCTCCTGCACAAAAAGAAGACGGCACATTTTTGTTTGTGCTGCCCGCCGGCATCAGGAAAGTGAAAAATGTTCCAACTGCCATCCGGATGCTAGAGAAGCTGTATGCCAGATATCCGGGACTTCGCCTTTGGCTTGTCGGACCGGTTCTTGAAGAAGCGGAAGGAAAGCTGGTTGAAGAGTTGGTTGAACAGCACAAAGCGTGGATTTGCTATCTGGGCGCTCTGCCGCATCCGCTTATGGGTCCGCTCTACAAAGAAGCTGATGTGGTGTTGAACACTTCCCTTTCGGAGGGTCAGCCAGCCGCCATTTTAGAAGCGATGGGATTTGGGCTGCCTGTGCTCGTCTCCAACATCCCCGGCAACAGCAGCATCGTTGTTAATGAGGAAAACGGTTTGCTGTACAGCAGCGAACACGAATTTCTTGCTTATGCCGAACTGCTGATGAATAATTACGAAGTGAGGAAAAAAATGGGGCTCAAGGCAAAACAGCATGTTGCCGAGCATCATTCTGGCACCAAAGAAGCCGAAGCTCTGTTCGCTATTTACAGGAACATCTTAAAATAA
- the phnE gene encoding phosphonate ABC transporter, permease protein PhnE has protein sequence MWFKKSNIITVVILLVFIYFSMRLTEFDLTKFKDFRNMIDFLSQWFPMDFSQLPDMIQDTLETLSMAFLGSVLGLIIALPISFLAARNTAPSKALFHFSRVALSFVRSIPEIVFGLILLTTLGLGPFPAVIAIMFHNVGVFGKLISELIEAADPGPQEAMKAVGAKKWIAYLFSIMPQIWPNVLSQFFYRFEVAIRTSLILGFIGGGGIGQRLFNDFKTFQYSAVSLDVLIIMVMVIIIDFLASYVRNRII, from the coding sequence GTGTGGTTTAAAAAAAGCAATATTATCACAGTAGTTATACTCCTTGTATTTATCTACTTTAGTATGAGGCTGACAGAATTCGACCTGACAAAATTTAAAGATTTCCGCAACATGATCGATTTCTTGTCGCAATGGTTCCCGATGGACTTTTCACAGTTGCCGGATATGATTCAAGACACATTAGAAACGCTTTCTATGGCTTTTTTGGGCAGCGTCCTGGGGCTTATCATCGCTTTGCCGATCAGCTTTTTGGCGGCGCGCAATACAGCCCCTTCCAAAGCGCTTTTCCACTTTTCAAGAGTTGCGCTCAGCTTTGTCCGGTCGATTCCTGAAATTGTGTTCGGCCTGATTTTGCTGACCACTCTGGGGCTTGGGCCGTTTCCCGCAGTGATTGCCATCATGTTCCATAACGTAGGGGTTTTCGGGAAGCTAATATCGGAACTGATCGAAGCGGCAGATCCGGGACCTCAAGAAGCGATGAAAGCTGTCGGAGCGAAAAAATGGATTGCCTATTTGTTCAGCATTATGCCGCAAATTTGGCCGAACGTTCTCTCGCAGTTTTTCTACCGCTTCGAAGTCGCGATCCGCACTTCCCTTATTCTCGGATTTATCGGCGGCGGCGGTATCGGCCAGCGTCTGTTCAACGATTTTAAGACGTTCCAATACTCTGCTGTTTCGCTGGATGTACTAATTATTATGGTTATGGTTATTATCATTGACTTTTTAGCCAGCTATGTCCGGAACCGGATCATATGA
- the phnD gene encoding phosphate/phosphite/phosphonate ABC transporter substrate-binding protein produces MKKWNVLLALTLVLALFLSACGSSESDNAEQGAEKEKEPFTIGVIPAQTEGEMNTAMKKLQELLTKELDREVSIEVYPDYNGVVEAMNYDQIDMAYLGPLTYVIAEANSNAKAIITQLIDGKPYYHSYIITHKDNPWNTLEELLADSKEVDFAFGDPNSTSGSLIPSIELQERGVYESEDDNEFATVRFTGSHDATALSVQNKQVDAGAIDSAIYDQLVESGKIDGDQFKTIWESEELFQYPWAVLESTDDATVKKLQETFLAIEDPEILDAFGASGFTEATNEDYESIKQAAIKQGIIKE; encoded by the coding sequence ATGAAAAAATGGAATGTTTTATTGGCATTAACGTTGGTTCTGGCACTGTTCTTGTCAGCATGCGGAAGTTCTGAAAGCGACAATGCAGAGCAAGGCGCTGAAAAAGAAAAAGAGCCTTTCACAATCGGTGTCATCCCCGCACAAACTGAAGGTGAAATGAATACGGCTATGAAGAAATTGCAGGAGCTCTTAACCAAAGAATTAGACCGGGAAGTTTCAATTGAAGTGTATCCGGATTACAACGGCGTAGTTGAAGCGATGAACTACGACCAAATCGATATGGCGTACCTTGGGCCATTGACTTACGTCATCGCTGAAGCAAACAGCAATGCAAAAGCCATCATCACCCAATTGATCGACGGCAAGCCTTATTACCATTCGTACATCATTACGCACAAAGACAATCCATGGAACACGCTCGAAGAATTGCTTGCGGACTCCAAAGAAGTGGACTTTGCTTTCGGTGACCCGAACTCGACTTCCGGCTCCCTGATTCCTTCAATTGAATTGCAGGAGCGCGGTGTCTACGAATCGGAAGACGACAATGAATTTGCTACTGTCCGCTTTACAGGTTCACATGATGCAACGGCTCTGTCTGTCCAGAACAAACAAGTGGATGCTGGAGCAATTGACAGCGCCATTTATGACCAATTGGTTGAATCCGGAAAGATTGATGGAGACCAATTCAAGACTATTTGGGAATCCGAAGAATTGTTCCAATACCCTTGGGCTGTACTTGAAAGCACGGACGACGCAACCGTGAAGAAATTGCAGGAAACGTTCCTGGCAATTGAAGATCCGGAAATCCTTGATGCCTTTGGAGCGTCCGGCTTTACTGAAGCAACCAACGAAGATTATGAAAGCATCAAACAAGCAGCGATCAAGCAGGGAATCATTAAAGAATAG